In the Streptomyces sp. cg36 genome, one interval contains:
- the wecB gene encoding non-hydrolyzing UDP-N-acetylglucosamine 2-epimerase, giving the protein MSTCPSGVPVRAMLVLGTRPEAIKLAPLARALADDTQFEPVVVTTGQHREMLQQMLGLLRVDVRVALDVMRERQQLSDLTARLVAGLGTLLRTQRPDLVVVQGDTTTALAGALAAFYERIPVAHVEAGLRTGVPDNPFPEELNRCLIGRMARWHFAPTERAARHLAAEGIATGQIFTTGNTVVDNLQWALAEGLGRCAFQTSHRRVLVTLHRRENQGDRMRAMGRALCLLAARGDVEIVLPLHRSPAVREALLPLAGQPGIHLVEPLDYPDFTATLAGCDLVLTDSGGIQEEAPSLGKPALVLRTTTERPEAVEAGAARLIGTDPDTIAGAAAALLDDPEAYRRMATAGNPFGDGGAAGRILTQLAEDFAAEPSLDALQARPTSAGPGPYSTP; this is encoded by the coding sequence ATGTCCACGTGTCCGTCCGGCGTGCCCGTACGCGCCATGCTGGTGCTCGGCACCCGGCCCGAAGCCATCAAGCTGGCGCCGCTGGCCCGGGCCCTGGCCGACGACACCCAGTTCGAACCGGTCGTCGTCACCACCGGCCAGCACCGCGAGATGCTCCAGCAGATGCTGGGGCTGCTGCGGGTCGACGTCAGGGTCGCCCTCGACGTCATGCGCGAACGCCAGCAGCTGTCCGATCTGACCGCCCGTCTGGTGGCGGGCCTCGGCACCCTGCTGCGCACCCAGCGGCCCGACCTCGTCGTCGTCCAGGGCGACACGACGACCGCGCTGGCCGGGGCGCTGGCCGCGTTCTACGAGCGCATCCCCGTCGCCCACGTCGAGGCGGGCCTGCGCACCGGCGTCCCCGACAACCCCTTCCCCGAGGAGCTCAACCGCTGCCTCATCGGCCGGATGGCGCGCTGGCACTTCGCCCCCACCGAACGCGCCGCCCGGCACCTGGCGGCCGAGGGCATCGCGACCGGCCAGATCTTCACCACCGGCAACACCGTCGTCGACAACCTCCAGTGGGCGCTCGCCGAAGGGCTCGGCCGCTGCGCCTTCCAGACCTCCCACCGCCGCGTCCTGGTCACCCTGCACCGCCGGGAGAACCAGGGCGACCGGATGCGGGCCATGGGCCGGGCGCTGTGTCTGCTGGCCGCCCGCGGCGACGTGGAGATCGTGCTGCCGCTGCACCGCAGCCCGGCCGTGCGCGAGGCCCTGCTGCCGCTGGCCGGACAGCCGGGCATCCACCTCGTCGAGCCGCTGGACTACCCGGACTTCACCGCCACCCTGGCCGGCTGCGACCTGGTGCTGACCGACTCCGGCGGCATCCAGGAGGAGGCGCCCAGCCTCGGCAAGCCCGCGCTGGTGCTGCGCACCACCACCGAACGGCCGGAGGCGGTCGAGGCCGGGGCGGCCCGGCTGATCGGCACCGACCCGGACACCATCGCGGGCGCCGCCGCCGCCCTGCTCGACGACCCGGAGGCGTACCGGCGGATGGCCACGGCGGGCAATCCGTTCGGGGACGGCGGCGCGGCCGGACGGATCCTCACCCAGCTCGCCGAGGACTTCGCGGCGGAACCCTCCCTCGACGCGCTCCAGGCGCGCCCCACGAGTGCCGGACCGGGGCCATACTCGACCCCATGA
- a CDS encoding calcium-binding protein encodes MTTAPRLRRPVPPGRPGSRRRTAVTLALAAALLAAGVFGLTRCAAGSGPAAHEPWADGSTHGVWRSVFNGQGSNTGSDSALELTPRRATAADVTHAGLVVSRASYADVRYQARLRTVRQLRTPAPNTWEVAWLVWAYTDPEHFYYLALKPNGWELGKRDPAYPGGQRFLATGEQRFPVGARYTVRVEQRGARLAVAVDTAGLADFTDVERPYLQGGVGAYTEDAQVRFTDLTVHRLDQ; translated from the coding sequence ATGACGACAGCCCCGCGCCTGCGGCGTCCGGTTCCGCCCGGCCGGCCCGGAAGCCGCAGGCGCACGGCCGTCACCCTGGCCCTGGCCGCGGCCCTACTGGCGGCCGGGGTGTTCGGCCTCACCCGGTGCGCGGCCGGTTCCGGACCGGCGGCGCACGAGCCCTGGGCCGACGGCAGCACGCACGGCGTCTGGCGGTCCGTCTTCAACGGTCAGGGCAGCAACACCGGGAGCGACTCCGCCCTGGAGCTGACGCCGCGCCGGGCCACCGCCGCGGACGTCACGCACGCCGGACTGGTCGTCAGCCGCGCCTCGTACGCGGACGTCCGCTACCAGGCGCGGCTGCGCACGGTCCGGCAGCTGCGCACCCCGGCGCCCAACACCTGGGAGGTGGCCTGGCTGGTCTGGGCGTACACCGACCCGGAGCACTTCTACTACCTCGCCCTCAAGCCCAACGGCTGGGAGCTGGGCAAACGCGATCCCGCCTACCCGGGCGGCCAGCGCTTCCTGGCCACCGGGGAGCAGCGGTTCCCGGTGGGCGCCCGGTACACGGTCCGGGTCGAGCAGCGCGGCGCCCGGCTCGCGGTCGCGGTGGACACGGCGGGCCTCGCCGACTTCACCGACGTCGAACGCCCCTATCTCCAGGGCGGCGTGGGCGCGTACACGGAGGACGCCCAGGTGCGCTTCACGGATCTGACGGTCCATCGGCTCGACCAATAG
- a CDS encoding caspase family protein — MGGAAGTDGARGGDDGTTGARRALVLGVPETRFLRQDPALADRFPALECVERDIEAVSKALEQSAYAVAGADPGDGELTRSLLLRRLREFFRSCAPGDLAVVYLSCHGESLGERDYLVPADAQPGDELPGGGRALLVDTLLPADPEKLLGGLRPDVTAVICLDICRTAGPGPAERATARTDGYDNVLWLYGSAPGAPSYADPVEGSYFGRALAEALAPTSHPTTFGEVVAYTRTAVRRLTRRLTVPPPAVTPSVAHLRQGWAFELPLCTGSREALAWTDSVLGSGLWEHTSGSPETHRRIKDKLSDLARLTAESRAGSGAHTLDPWGDPRSPVRIERQLSALVREARLCGSERLSPAETAALLAAPLVHEGLVAVALDELAELLPDRLDPEHAPRVCGDHAAEVRDAARDVCRAHSQVGIAAETLRRRHLDDAASAADHWLRHRFIADWDRLWESDGQYEAMARLLALAAEAVAAGAEDSSAAPAPDARRLIGHQLRQVLAHLTVAPGGSPRINETDDPDQWSTFRAVRGNQWRGEELAHLLWTAGLLAADPRRMSSVLVDHLGAHRPLVPRGMVAALSENFDYETVDREAGATGEYGLAVSFRCPHPALHAAVEELAATADAWLHALRRRWKGGAPPPLLRGLPAAVTTEYLVPQDGRYTKPLERFRLAEDEIRPLLMGTQLYGDKMLAVRELYQNALDACRHRSLRVEYRRALGGSDSGWTPRISFAQGWDPEGRPYIECEDNGTGMSWAKLTSMFARAGKRYEQDPDFVQERRNWRRAKIADIGMNSRFGIGVFSYFMLAEEVVVWTAPVDQHGLRLVDRPHQAEIQSGSGLLQIRETDDAPARGGTRVRLYLSAQDGEPPSLVEALKSLLWVSDHPVSAVEYGRDGAKGRSGEWEPGVLGGAAPDRLATALPAGPDAWVVQGAGQLLLDGVVIKDAPEVFGHVFNLREKHSPVPSVDRNRLLSCDEDLVMDTLLAAAGEAVADCEEVPLRWLWELAEKTPRLALAVLEGLPREAVGILKSEYDDYDLSSSRVPLARAGCLPLDKVLIKRRHYLRRLLDMPTYERELLHEWRWGHLGITGKWGALDVRPAGYPEPVGLDSLLLRTPQRGPWYPALTAAAESRLPLDVALRHQRRYAIAGVAVPPVPDGVSLADIPVTGLMAALAAAYHDAARSARTTPALHAPLLAVAAQEGVSLAEAAAALRVLNSLAPALPAAPDLDGPLGDEHPSIKEANLLGAQFINVLEPEEYLWRDGRVNPVELLLRAPSAAEHAQLVRRIEQLAPLGFSLARPRPDPLPHRRLSGQDRRLLGLDSPLHFSWNRGAVGPLHLLRLSADSQVPVGVLLDTWHELAPAVGAGPLDLPEEVRAWTAPRWFDDACHLVADPGQPLGPWTLVAALWQTSQDVDASRLKEDLRLLELCGVLSEDCVRQLDGVERQWSDRSRLLTTLLISDLVTQNRVARARHVSVLDASGLQAAQLLQISARERMPLGQLLRLLYDTEQHVALAVPDIPSASEVLTATAQDVLALTDSAAPAGFRTRLTIHQLFRHARNSGQSLGETVRALSRFTPLGAPPVPGDFSGPDAAALEDLRPALFDFAAFDPGLLGPGLLGPLELVLVAGRFGWTLGRAYERYAPFRCLGLDVTVREPDARVRETVPDWRDVIVLTTGLTGRAPAVAGAVDPDHLARCAAGTDLAEDGVRERLTHYAELFGLTLPPTESPDA; from the coding sequence ATGGGCGGCGCGGCCGGCACGGATGGTGCCCGGGGCGGGGACGACGGCACCACGGGAGCCCGGCGGGCGCTGGTCCTCGGGGTCCCCGAGACCCGGTTCCTGCGCCAGGATCCGGCGCTCGCGGACCGGTTCCCGGCGCTGGAGTGCGTGGAGCGCGACATCGAGGCGGTCTCCAAGGCGCTGGAGCAGTCCGCGTACGCGGTCGCCGGGGCCGACCCCGGGGACGGGGAGCTGACCCGGAGTCTGCTGCTGCGCCGCCTGCGCGAGTTCTTCCGCTCCTGCGCGCCCGGCGACCTCGCGGTCGTCTACCTCTCCTGCCACGGCGAGTCGCTCGGCGAACGCGACTACCTGGTCCCGGCCGACGCCCAGCCCGGCGACGAACTCCCGGGCGGCGGACGGGCGCTGCTGGTGGACACGCTGCTGCCCGCGGACCCCGAGAAGCTGCTGGGCGGGCTGCGCCCGGACGTCACCGCGGTGATCTGCCTGGACATCTGCCGCACCGCGGGCCCCGGCCCGGCCGAGCGCGCCACCGCCCGCACCGACGGGTACGACAACGTGCTGTGGCTGTACGGCTCGGCGCCCGGCGCGCCCTCGTACGCCGACCCGGTGGAGGGCAGCTACTTCGGCCGCGCGCTGGCCGAGGCGCTGGCCCCGACCTCGCACCCCACCACGTTCGGCGAGGTCGTCGCCTACACCAGGACGGCGGTGCGGCGGCTGACCCGGCGGCTCACCGTGCCGCCGCCCGCCGTCACCCCCTCCGTCGCCCATCTGCGCCAGGGCTGGGCGTTCGAACTGCCGCTGTGCACCGGCTCCCGGGAGGCCCTCGCCTGGACCGACTCGGTGCTCGGCTCCGGGCTGTGGGAGCACACCTCGGGCAGCCCCGAGACCCATCGGCGGATCAAGGACAAGCTGAGCGACCTGGCCCGGCTGACCGCCGAGAGCCGGGCGGGCAGCGGCGCCCACACCCTCGACCCGTGGGGCGACCCGCGCTCGCCGGTCCGGATCGAGAGACAGCTCTCCGCCCTCGTACGGGAGGCGCGGCTGTGCGGCAGCGAGCGGCTCTCCCCCGCCGAGACCGCCGCGCTGCTCGCCGCGCCCCTGGTCCACGAGGGGCTGGTCGCCGTCGCGCTCGACGAGCTCGCGGAGCTGCTGCCCGACCGGCTCGACCCGGAACACGCGCCCAGGGTGTGCGGGGACCATGCCGCCGAGGTGCGCGACGCCGCCCGCGACGTGTGCCGGGCCCACTCCCAGGTGGGGATCGCCGCCGAGACCCTGCGGCGGCGCCACCTCGACGACGCGGCGAGCGCCGCCGACCACTGGCTGCGGCACCGCTTCATCGCCGACTGGGACCGGCTGTGGGAGAGCGACGGGCAGTACGAGGCGATGGCCCGGCTGCTGGCCCTGGCGGCGGAGGCGGTCGCGGCGGGCGCCGAGGACTCCTCGGCCGCGCCCGCCCCCGACGCGCGGCGGCTGATCGGCCACCAGCTCCGGCAGGTCCTCGCCCATCTCACGGTGGCGCCCGGCGGCAGCCCCCGGATCAACGAGACCGACGACCCGGACCAGTGGAGCACCTTCCGCGCGGTGCGGGGCAACCAGTGGCGCGGCGAGGAGCTGGCCCATCTGCTGTGGACGGCCGGGCTGCTGGCCGCCGACCCGCGCCGGATGTCCAGCGTCCTGGTCGACCACCTGGGCGCGCACCGGCCGCTGGTGCCGCGCGGCATGGTGGCGGCCCTCTCGGAGAACTTCGACTACGAGACGGTGGACCGGGAGGCGGGCGCCACCGGGGAGTACGGCCTGGCGGTGTCCTTCCGCTGCCCGCACCCCGCCCTGCACGCGGCCGTCGAGGAGCTGGCCGCCACCGCCGACGCCTGGCTGCACGCGCTGCGCCGCCGCTGGAAGGGCGGCGCGCCCCCGCCGCTGCTGCGCGGGCTCCCGGCGGCGGTGACCACGGAGTACCTGGTGCCGCAGGACGGCCGGTACACCAAGCCGCTGGAGCGGTTCCGGCTGGCCGAGGACGAGATCCGCCCGCTCCTGATGGGCACCCAGCTGTACGGCGACAAGATGCTGGCGGTGCGCGAGCTCTACCAGAACGCCCTGGACGCCTGCCGCCACCGGAGCCTGCGCGTGGAGTACCGCCGCGCGCTCGGCGGCAGCGACTCCGGCTGGACCCCGAGGATCTCCTTCGCCCAGGGCTGGGACCCGGAGGGCCGCCCGTACATCGAGTGCGAGGACAACGGCACGGGGATGAGCTGGGCCAAGCTCACCTCGATGTTCGCGCGGGCGGGCAAGCGCTACGAGCAGGACCCCGACTTCGTCCAGGAGCGGCGCAACTGGCGCCGCGCCAAGATCGCGGACATCGGGATGAACAGCCGGTTCGGCATCGGCGTGTTCAGCTACTTCATGCTCGCGGAGGAGGTGGTGGTCTGGACGGCCCCGGTCGACCAGCACGGCCTGCGCCTCGTCGACCGCCCGCACCAGGCCGAGATCCAGTCCGGCTCGGGCCTCCTGCAGATCCGTGAGACCGACGACGCGCCCGCCCGCGGCGGCACCCGCGTCCGGCTCTACCTCAGCGCCCAGGACGGCGAACCCCCGTCCCTGGTCGAGGCGTTGAAGTCGCTGCTGTGGGTGAGCGACCACCCGGTCTCGGCGGTCGAGTACGGCCGGGACGGGGCGAAGGGGCGCAGCGGCGAGTGGGAGCCCGGGGTGCTGGGCGGGGCGGCCCCGGACCGGCTCGCGACCGCGCTCCCGGCGGGTCCGGACGCCTGGGTGGTGCAGGGGGCGGGACAGTTGCTGCTGGACGGGGTGGTCATCAAGGACGCCCCCGAGGTGTTCGGCCACGTCTTCAACCTCCGCGAGAAGCACAGCCCCGTACCGAGCGTGGACCGCAACCGTCTGCTGTCGTGCGACGAGGACCTCGTCATGGACACCCTGCTCGCCGCGGCGGGCGAGGCGGTCGCCGACTGCGAGGAGGTGCCGCTGCGCTGGCTGTGGGAGCTCGCCGAGAAGACACCGCGGCTGGCGCTCGCGGTCCTGGAGGGGCTGCCTCGGGAGGCGGTGGGGATCCTCAAGTCGGAGTACGACGACTACGACCTCTCCTCCAGCCGGGTCCCGCTCGCCCGGGCCGGGTGCCTGCCGCTGGACAAGGTGCTCATCAAGCGCAGGCACTACCTCCGCAGGCTGCTGGACATGCCGACGTACGAACGGGAGCTGCTGCACGAGTGGCGGTGGGGCCACCTCGGCATCACCGGCAAGTGGGGCGCCCTGGACGTCCGGCCCGCCGGCTACCCCGAGCCCGTCGGCCTGGACTCCCTGCTGCTGCGCACGCCCCAGCGCGGCCCCTGGTACCCGGCCCTGACGGCCGCCGCCGAGAGCCGGCTGCCGCTCGACGTGGCCCTGCGCCACCAGCGCCGCTACGCGATCGCCGGGGTGGCGGTGCCGCCCGTGCCGGACGGGGTGTCCCTGGCGGACATCCCGGTGACCGGGCTGATGGCCGCGCTCGCCGCGGCCTACCACGACGCCGCCCGCTCGGCCCGTACGACCCCCGCCCTCCACGCCCCGCTCCTGGCCGTCGCCGCCCAGGAGGGGGTCTCCCTCGCCGAGGCCGCGGCGGCCCTGCGGGTGCTCAACTCCCTCGCCCCGGCCCTGCCGGCCGCTCCGGACCTCGACGGCCCCCTCGGTGACGAACACCCCTCCATCAAGGAGGCGAACCTGCTGGGCGCCCAGTTCATCAACGTGCTGGAACCCGAGGAGTACCTGTGGCGGGACGGGCGGGTGAACCCCGTCGAACTGCTGCTGCGCGCGCCGAGTGCCGCCGAGCACGCCCAACTGGTGCGGCGGATCGAGCAGTTGGCGCCGCTGGGCTTCTCGCTCGCGCGTCCACGGCCCGACCCCCTGCCCCACCGGCGGCTCAGCGGGCAGGACCGCCGGCTGCTCGGCCTCGACTCCCCCCTGCACTTCTCCTGGAACCGCGGAGCCGTCGGCCCCCTCCATCTGCTGCGGCTCTCGGCCGACAGCCAGGTCCCCGTCGGCGTGCTGCTCGACACCTGGCACGAGCTGGCACCGGCCGTCGGGGCGGGGCCGCTGGACCTGCCGGAGGAGGTACGGGCGTGGACCGCGCCGCGCTGGTTCGACGACGCGTGCCACCTGGTGGCCGATCCCGGGCAGCCGCTGGGCCCCTGGACCCTGGTGGCCGCGCTGTGGCAGACGTCCCAGGACGTCGACGCCTCCCGGCTCAAGGAGGACCTGCGGCTGCTGGAGCTGTGCGGGGTGCTGAGCGAGGACTGCGTGCGCCAGCTCGACGGCGTGGAGCGGCAGTGGTCCGACCGGAGCCGGCTGCTGACGACGCTGCTCATCTCGGACCTGGTGACCCAGAACCGCGTCGCGCGGGCCCGGCACGTGTCGGTCCTGGACGCCTCGGGCCTGCAGGCCGCCCAGCTGCTGCAGATCAGCGCGCGGGAGCGGATGCCGCTGGGGCAGCTGCTGCGACTGCTGTACGACACCGAGCAGCACGTCGCCCTGGCGGTCCCCGACATCCCGTCGGCCAGCGAGGTCCTCACGGCCACCGCCCAGGACGTCCTCGCGCTGACGGACAGCGCGGCGCCCGCCGGGTTCCGCACACGCCTGACGATCCATCAGCTCTTCCGGCACGCCCGCAACAGCGGCCAGTCCCTCGGCGAGACCGTCCGGGCCCTCTCCCGCTTCACCCCGCTCGGCGCCCCGCCCGTCCCCGGCGACTTCTCCGGTCCGGACGCCGCCGCGCTCGAAGACCTGCGGCCCGCCCTCTTCGACTTCGCCGCCTTCGACCCGGGGCTGCTCGGGCCGGGGCTGCTGGGTCCGCTCGAACTCGTCCTGGTGGCCGGGCGGTTCGGCTGGACGCTCGGGCGGGCGTACGAGCGGTACGCGCCGTTCCGGTGCCTGGGCCTCGACGTCACCGTCCGGGAGCCGGACGCCCGGGTGCGGGAGACCGTGCCCGACTGGCGGGACGTCATCGTCCTCACCACCGGGCTCACCGGCCGCGCCCCCGCCGTCGCCGGTGCGGTGGACCCGGACCACCTGGCCCGCTGCGCCGCCGGGACCGACCTCGCCGAGGACGGCGTACGGGAGCGGCTGACGCACTACGCCGAGCTGTTCGGCCTCACCCTCCCTCCCACAGAAAGTCCTGACGCATGA